The sequence below is a genomic window from Ornithobacterium rhinotracheale.
TTGTGCTACCCGATTCGCTTGGCATATAATTATTGGAAACAAACGGGCGACACCAGCGTGTTTGACAAAGATTGGCACCAAGCGGCAAAATTAATCATCAAGACTTTTAAAGAACAGCAACGCAAAGAAGATGGAAAAGGACCTTACAGCTTTTTGCGCGTTACCGATCGCCAGCTAGATACGGTATCCAATGTAGGTTTTGGTCGCCCATTGAAGCCCGTTGGTTTAATTAATTCAACCTTCCGTCCGTCGGACGATAATACTACTTTTGGATTTTTAATTCCGTCTAATCTATTTGCTGTGAAATCTTTACGACAAATGGCTGAGATTTTAACTAAAGTGCTGCACGATAATGCAACCGCCCAAGAAGCTAAAGATTTAGCCAATGAGGTGGAAAAAGCCATTCAGCAATATGGTATTGTAAATCACCCAAAATACGGAAAAGTTTATGCCTATGAAGTAGATGGTTTTGGAAATCATACCTACATGGACGACCCGAATGTGCCGAGCCTTTTGGCATTGCCTTATTTAGACTTGGTGAGTAAAGATGATCCTATCTACAAAAACACCCGAAAACTGGTCTGGAGCACCGATAATCCATACTTTTTTGTAGGAAAGTCGGCGCAAGGCATTGGCAGTCCGCATATTGGTACTTATGACATGATTTGGCCAATGAGTTTAATTATGAAAGGAATGACAACCGATGACCCCAACGAGATGTTTGAATGCCTGGAAGTGTTGAAAAACACCGATGCCAATACGGGCTTTATCCATGAAACCTTTCATAAAGACAATCCAGAAAAATTCACGCGAGAGTGGTTTGCATGGGCAAATACGCTTTTTGGAGAATTGGTGATTAAGTGGGTACAAGCAAAAAAATGATATATTTGCAAAAATTAAAAATTAAATAAAATGAGCGAAGCAGTAATTTGCCCAAAATGTGATTCGGAGTACACTTACGAGAACGGAGATTTAATGGCGTGTACACAGTGTTTTTATGAATGGAACCCAGAAGAAGAGGCAAAGAAAAATCAAATTTTGGATGCCAATG
It includes:
- a CDS encoding glycoside hydrolase family 125 protein is translated as MQSRRTFIKNTMIGAAGLALMPNFAWAKGYPTKRPPLNQRKFTSPAVEQLIKQIKSQIKDEKLAWMFENCFPNTLDTTVSVGTLKGKPDTFVVTGDIEAMWLRDSAAQVYPYLSLVKKDPKLKKLIQGVVHRQTDCILIDPYANGFNKTALADKDNRWAQDTGMKPEIHERKWEIDSLCYPIRLAYNYWKQTGDTSVFDKDWHQAAKLIIKTFKEQQRKEDGKGPYSFLRVTDRQLDTVSNVGFGRPLKPVGLINSTFRPSDDNTTFGFLIPSNLFAVKSLRQMAEILTKVLHDNATAQEAKDLANEVEKAIQQYGIVNHPKYGKVYAYEVDGFGNHTYMDDPNVPSLLALPYLDLVSKDDPIYKNTRKLVWSTDNPYFFVGKSAQGIGSPHIGTYDMIWPMSLIMKGMTTDDPNEMFECLEVLKNTDANTGFIHETFHKDNPEKFTREWFAWANTLFGELVIKWVQAKK